One genomic window of Aquisalimonas sp. 2447 includes the following:
- the istB gene encoding IS21-like element helper ATPase IstB has translation MLNEPTLEKLQALKLTGMREALEDQIAQPATQELAFEERLALLLDREILARDNRRLTRLLKAARLRIPGACLEDVDYRHARGLQRPQMAQLGSCQWIHHKQNLLLTGPTGTGKTYLACALGNQACRQGLSTRYVRLPRLLEAIHIAHADGSYPRLMQQLARTDLLILDDWAIAPLTASQRQDLMELIEDRHGLRSTLIASQLPVEHWHDYLGEPTLADAILDRLLHNAHRLPMKGASMRQTTTIAEADQ, from the coding sequence ATGCTCAACGAACCGACTCTGGAGAAACTCCAGGCGCTGAAGCTCACCGGCATGCGCGAGGCCCTCGAAGACCAGATCGCCCAACCGGCCACGCAGGAGCTCGCCTTCGAGGAACGCCTTGCGCTGCTGCTCGACCGCGAGATCCTCGCCCGTGACAACCGCCGACTGACGCGGCTGCTCAAGGCCGCCCGGCTGCGTATCCCCGGCGCCTGCCTGGAGGACGTCGACTACCGCCACGCCCGCGGGCTGCAGCGCCCGCAGATGGCCCAGCTCGGCTCCTGCCAGTGGATCCACCACAAGCAGAACCTGCTGCTCACCGGCCCCACCGGCACCGGCAAGACCTACCTCGCCTGCGCGCTCGGCAACCAGGCCTGTCGTCAGGGCCTGTCCACGCGCTACGTCCGCCTCCCGCGGCTGCTCGAGGCCATCCACATCGCCCACGCCGACGGCTCCTACCCGCGGCTGATGCAGCAGCTCGCACGCACGGATCTGCTCATCCTTGACGACTGGGCCATCGCGCCGCTGACCGCCAGCCAGCGCCAGGACCTCATGGAGCTCATCGAGGACCGCCACGGCCTGCGATCGACACTCATCGCCAGCCAGCTCCCCGTCGAGCACTGGCACGACTACCTCGGCGAGCCCACGCTCGCCGACGCCATCCTCGACCGGCTGCTGCACAACGCCCACCGCCTGCCCATGAAAGGCGCGTCCATGCGCCAGACCACAACCATCGCGGAGGCCGACCAATGA
- the istA gene encoding IS21 family transposase, whose protein sequence is MPAPRITMRQLSEILRLKHQAGLSHARIAAVLDLSKGVVNKYVSLARAKGVGWPLPEGMDEAALERLLFPAPVLPGRGAEPDHNTIHQELKRKEVTLQLLWAEYAAAHGAGALRYSQFCERYRRWRALQRRSMRQQHRAGEKLFIDYCGPTVPVIDPGTGEIHPAAIFVAVWGASSYTYAEATRTQSLPDWIASHQRALTYFGGCPMLLVPDNLKAAVTRASRYTPEVNDTYMEMARHYGMAVLPARPYKPRDKAKVEVAVQVVERWILARLRHHTFHSLAALNAAIKDLLVELNERRLQRQPHSRRELFERLDRPAMQPLPAEPYVYAEWKYVKPGIDYHIEIDRRFYSVPHALVGHRIEARVTATTVEVYHKGQRVAVHARHGTGAHSTLAEHMPAAHRKHQQWTPGRFLNWAQAIGPATRQVIRAQLEGRPHPEHGYRACLGLLNLARHYGNARLEAACARAVHIGSPGYRSIKSILKSGLDRATVEATTETQALPLHANVRGPGYYH, encoded by the coding sequence ATGCCGGCACCGAGGATTACCATGCGACAACTCAGCGAGATTCTGCGTCTCAAACACCAGGCCGGACTCAGCCACGCCCGCATCGCCGCCGTCCTGGATCTCTCCAAGGGCGTGGTCAACAAGTACGTCAGCCTCGCCCGTGCCAAGGGCGTGGGCTGGCCCCTGCCCGAGGGCATGGACGAGGCCGCGCTGGAGCGGCTGCTGTTCCCCGCCCCAGTGCTGCCCGGGCGGGGGGCGGAGCCGGACCACAACACCATCCATCAGGAGCTCAAGCGCAAGGAGGTGACGCTGCAGTTGCTCTGGGCGGAGTACGCGGCCGCCCACGGGGCGGGGGCGCTTCGCTACAGCCAGTTCTGCGAGCGCTACCGGCGCTGGCGCGCCCTGCAGCGGCGGTCCATGCGCCAGCAGCACCGGGCCGGGGAGAAGCTGTTCATCGACTACTGCGGCCCCACGGTCCCAGTGATCGACCCGGGTACCGGGGAGATCCACCCCGCGGCGATCTTCGTCGCCGTGTGGGGCGCGTCGAGCTACACCTATGCCGAGGCCACACGCACCCAGTCGCTGCCCGACTGGATCGCCTCCCATCAGCGGGCGCTCACGTACTTCGGGGGCTGTCCCATGCTGCTGGTCCCCGACAACCTCAAAGCCGCCGTCACCCGGGCCTCGCGTTACACCCCGGAGGTCAACGACACCTATATGGAGATGGCCCGGCACTACGGGATGGCGGTGCTGCCGGCACGGCCCTACAAGCCCCGGGACAAGGCCAAGGTCGAGGTGGCCGTGCAGGTGGTCGAGCGCTGGATCCTGGCGCGGCTGCGCCACCACACGTTCCACTCCCTGGCCGCGCTCAACGCCGCCATCAAGGATCTGCTCGTCGAACTCAACGAACGCCGCCTCCAGCGCCAGCCCCACAGCCGCCGGGAGCTGTTCGAGCGCCTCGACCGCCCCGCCATGCAGCCCCTGCCCGCAGAGCCCTACGTCTACGCCGAGTGGAAGTACGTCAAACCCGGCATCGACTACCACATCGAGATCGATCGCCGGTTCTACTCCGTCCCCCACGCCCTGGTCGGCCACCGGATCGAGGCGAGGGTCACCGCCACCACGGTGGAGGTCTACCACAAGGGTCAGCGCGTCGCCGTTCACGCCCGCCACGGCACGGGGGCCCACAGCACCCTGGCCGAGCACATGCCCGCCGCCCACCGCAAGCACCAGCAGTGGACCCCGGGGCGGTTCCTCAACTGGGCGCAGGCCATCGGCCCGGCAACACGCCAGGTCATCCGCGCCCAGCTCGAAGGCCGCCCCCATCCCGAGCACGGCTACCGCGCCTGCCTCGGGCTGCTCAACCTCGCTCGCCACTACGGCAACGCCCGCCTGGAGGCCGCATGTGCCAGGGCGGTGCACATCGGCTCGCCGGGCTACCGCAGCATCAAGTCGATCCTCAAAAGCGGCCTCGATCGCGCCACTGTGGAGGCGACCACTGAGACCCAGGCCCTGCCGCTGCACGCCAACGTCCGCGGCCCCGGCTACTACCACTGA
- a CDS encoding PIN domain-containing protein: MPLLISNANVLIDMEVGEPLERMFALCVFRPIVTAHSD; the protein is encoded by the coding sequence ATGCCGCTGCTCATCAGTAACGCCAACGTTCTCATCGACATGGAAGTGGGCGAGCCGCTGGAGCGTATGTTTGCCCTGTGCGTATTCCGGCCCATCGTGACCGCTCATTCCGATTGA
- a CDS encoding helix-turn-helix domain-containing protein, producing MVAIRISRARKAAGMSLRALAEQTGLSLTTLNKFEHGTLTPSSEQLIKLSRALGVRTEYLLRPERAEVDLEEVEYHTHYKTPKKVLDRITADVLDQAERWMELLDLYPEFPIKRFEVPASVPPLITDYEQLEGIAQGVRQDWGLGEKPTLDLFDTLEGLGLLVILVTVPDGTRFDGLAGEVGEQQVLVVSKCVPGDRQRLTLARELGHRLLAGRLAADLDEETACNRLGGAFLLPRRAVRDRVGDHRTALEWRELYLLKHEFGISMAACLSRAAQAGIIDGRRKKQAFVELRKRGWHKEEPGDPVEPEHSLLFEHLVYRALAEEFIGQSKAAELLGVSASQFQQNRSLT from the coding sequence ATGGTCGCCATCCGCATCTCGCGGGCTCGCAAGGCAGCCGGCATGTCACTCCGTGCCCTCGCCGAACAGACGGGGCTCAGCCTTACCACCCTCAACAAGTTCGAGCACGGGACGCTTACCCCCTCGTCCGAGCAGCTCATCAAGCTGAGCCGCGCCCTTGGCGTGCGGACCGAATACTTGCTTCGACCGGAGCGGGCCGAAGTGGATCTGGAGGAGGTCGAATACCACACGCACTACAAGACTCCCAAGAAAGTCCTGGACCGCATCACCGCGGACGTGCTGGATCAGGCCGAGCGTTGGATGGAGTTGCTGGACTTGTACCCGGAGTTCCCGATCAAACGGTTTGAAGTGCCAGCTTCTGTTCCTCCCCTGATCACGGACTACGAGCAGCTGGAAGGGATCGCCCAGGGCGTTCGACAGGATTGGGGCCTTGGCGAGAAGCCCACCCTGGACCTCTTCGACACGCTTGAGGGTCTAGGACTGCTGGTCATCCTTGTCACTGTGCCGGATGGAACGCGCTTCGATGGTTTAGCCGGAGAGGTCGGGGAGCAACAGGTCCTCGTTGTCTCCAAGTGTGTTCCTGGGGATCGGCAACGTCTGACGCTGGCGCGCGAGCTTGGGCATCGGCTGCTGGCCGGCCGCCTCGCTGCAGACCTTGACGAGGAGACCGCCTGCAACCGGCTGGGCGGCGCATTCCTGCTGCCTCGGCGAGCGGTTCGTGACCGCGTTGGGGATCACCGTACCGCCCTGGAATGGCGCGAGTTGTATCTACTCAAGCACGAGTTCGGGATCAGTATGGCAGCGTGCCTTTCCCGTGCTGCTCAAGCGGGCATTATCGATGGGCGACGCAAGAAGCAGGCGTTTGTCGAACTGCGGAAGCGCGGCTGGCACAAAGAGGAGCCCGGTGACCCTGTGGAGCCTGAACACTCTCTCTTGTTCGAGCATCTGGTCTATCGCGCCCTGGCGGAGGAGTTCATTGGCCAGTCCAAAGCTGCAGAGCTTCTCGGCGTGTCGGCAAGTCAATTCCAGCAAAACCGATCGCTGACGTAG
- a CDS encoding PFL_4669 family integrating conjugative element protein, producing the protein MTAIRQRNGTPYPTLDQAEAVRDALGQYTGHTFEAMQETDGYVVRRRGTDTTAGTAGVATHCETDEGSPIVLRPAVRGHVGLLTWWLTGLALLFATPALVDTLVGLPAALGATAAQPVTVPIAGAMSAAQVALATVAALILAIASVRLIVAIFYYRYELGAEAICVQEGILARRVRQMYYRNARIPTLDAGPAGARSRDRNRCSLVRRRRRDWRGPARGHPPTNQRKGNHPGTHRTGKPVEEAAMTEAQAEKSDNVIATWSAAQEQPGGLRGRARMTIQTRQAQRVMRGRTRREGEGKPEIIGLARFATLMRWAWRAAERDDPWADWLLLRAYHAINENRETLAVLRQQAEARLEVMPNVEIDVAESLEPIQIPLDFSTPYGYMGAYLVGEFDNYARALLTARHVGLITKASAERDLHKGGHLVRSVFHIPAAWRFRGLTRASVRSKAEKAAEVARALGWPPQEVLDGTIRSPLAPELQSLTSD; encoded by the coding sequence ATGACAGCGATCCGACAACGCAATGGAACCCCGTACCCCACGCTCGACCAGGCCGAGGCGGTTCGTGATGCACTCGGCCAATACACCGGTCATACCTTCGAGGCCATGCAGGAGACCGACGGTTACGTTGTCAGACGGCGCGGTACCGATACCACCGCCGGCACCGCCGGAGTGGCCACCCACTGTGAGACAGACGAGGGGTCGCCGATTGTCCTGCGGCCAGCCGTGCGCGGCCACGTGGGTTTGCTTACCTGGTGGCTCACGGGCCTCGCTCTGTTGTTCGCCACACCGGCACTGGTCGACACACTCGTCGGGCTTCCCGCGGCTTTGGGCGCGACGGCCGCCCAACCGGTGACGGTGCCGATCGCCGGCGCCATGAGCGCCGCACAGGTCGCCCTGGCCACGGTAGCGGCGCTGATCCTGGCCATCGCGTCCGTTCGCTTGATTGTCGCGATTTTCTACTACCGCTACGAGCTCGGCGCGGAGGCCATCTGCGTTCAGGAGGGCATCCTCGCCCGCCGAGTGCGCCAGATGTATTACCGCAATGCCCGAATTCCCACCCTGGACGCAGGGCCTGCTGGAGCGCGTTCTCGGGATAGGAACCGTTGCAGTCTCGTCCGCCGGCGGCGGAGAGACTGGCGAGGTCCGGCTCGCGGGCATCCGCCAACCAACCAGCGTAAAGGCAACCATCCAGGAACGCATCGAACGGGCAAACCCGTGGAGGAGGCGGCCATGACTGAGGCCCAAGCCGAGAAGTCCGACAACGTGATTGCGACCTGGTCCGCAGCCCAAGAACAACCCGGTGGCCTGCGCGGGCGCGCTCGGATGACCATACAAACCCGCCAGGCGCAACGCGTGATGCGTGGCCGCACCCGTCGGGAAGGCGAAGGCAAGCCCGAGATCATCGGCCTCGCGCGGTTCGCCACACTCATGCGCTGGGCCTGGCGCGCCGCAGAAAGGGATGACCCCTGGGCGGACTGGCTGCTGCTACGGGCCTACCACGCCATCAACGAAAACCGGGAGACTCTTGCCGTCCTGCGACAGCAGGCGGAGGCGCGTCTGGAGGTAATGCCGAACGTCGAGATCGACGTCGCAGAGAGCCTGGAGCCGATCCAGATCCCTCTCGACTTCTCGACCCCCTACGGCTACATGGGCGCCTACCTGGTCGGCGAATTCGACAACTACGCTCGCGCCCTGCTGACGGCTCGCCATGTGGGACTGATCACGAAAGCCTCAGCCGAGCGCGACCTGCACAAGGGCGGTCACCTCGTGCGCAGTGTCTTCCACATTCCGGCCGCCTGGCGATTCCGGGGCCTGACCCGGGCCAGCGTGCGTAGTAAAGCGGAGAAGGCAGCTGAAGTAGCCCGGGCATTAGGCTGGCCTCCCCAGGAGGTACTGGACGGCACGATCCGGTCACCTCTGGCTCCCGAACTTCAGTCACTAACCAGCGACTGA